In the genome of Drosophila yakuba strain Tai18E2 chromosome 3R, Prin_Dyak_Tai18E2_2.1, whole genome shotgun sequence, one region contains:
- the LOC6537790 gene encoding probable cytochrome P450 6d4 has product MFSLVLLAIHCSLLTLAWFYLKRHYEYWERRGFPFDKHFGIPFGCLDSVWRQEKSMGLAIYDVYVKSKERVLGIYLLFRPAVLVRDADLARRVLAQDFASFHDRGVYVDEERDPLSANIFSLRGQSWRSMRHMLSPCFTSGKLKSMFSTSEDIGDKMVAHLQKELPEEGFKEVDVKKVMQNYAIDIIASTIFGLDVNSFENPDNKFRKLVSLARANNRFNALFGMMIFLVPSIAQFLFRIGFKNPVGLAMLQIVKETVEYREKHGIVRKDLLQLLIQLRNTGKIDENDEKSFSIQKTPDGHIKTISLEAITAQAFIFYIAGQETTGSTAAFTIYELAQYPELLKRLQDEVDETLAKNDGKITYDSLHKMEFLDLCVQETIRKYPGLPILNRECTQDYTVPDTNHVIPKGTPVVISLYGIHHDAEYFPDPETYDPDRFSEESRNYNPTAFMPFGEGPRICIAQRMGRINSKLAIIKILQNFNVEVMSKSEIEFENSGIALIPKHGVRVRLSKRVPKLQ; this is encoded by the exons ATGTTTTCGCTGGTTTTGTTGGCCATACATTGCTCGCTCTTGACATTGGCGTGGTTCTATCTGAAGCGCCACTATGAGTACTGGGAGCGTCGCGGATTTCCATTTGACAAGCACTTCGGGATTCCATTCGGTTGCTTGGACAGCGTCTGGAGGCAGGAGAAGAGCATGGGCTTGGCCATCTACGATGTGTATGTGAAGAGTAAAGAACGCGTCTTGGGCATTTACTTGCTCTTCCGTCCGGCTGTTCTGGTCAGAGACGCGGACCTGGCACGCCGGGTGCTGGCCCAGGATTTCGCCAGCTTCCACGATCGCGGCGTGTACGTCGATGAGGAGCGGGATCCCCTGTCGGCCAATATCTTCTCGCTACGTGGTCAGAGCTGGCGATCGATGAGGCACATGCTGTCGCCGTGTTTCACATCCGGCAAGTTGAAGAGCATGTTCAGCACGTCCGAGGATATTGGTGACAAGATGGTGGCCCATCTGCAAAAGGAGCTGCCGGAGGAGGGCTTCAAGGAGGTGGATGTAAAGAAAGTGATGCAAAACTATGCCATTGATATCATAGCCTCCACTATCTTTGGCTTGGATGTGAACAGCTTCGAGAATCCGGATAACAAGTTCCGTAAACTGGTGTCGCTGGCCAGAGCCAACAATAGATTCAATGCCTTGTTTGGCATGATGATCTTCCTGGTGCCCTC GATAGCACAGTTCCTATTCAGAATAGGTTTCAAAAATCCAGTTGGCCTGGCCATGTTGCAGATTGTGAAGGAAACCGTTGAGTACCGCGAGAAACATGGCATAGTGCGCAAGGatctgctgcagttgctcatCCAGCTGAGGAACACCGGCAAGATAGACGAGAATGACGAGAAGTCCTTCAGCATCCAGAAGACACCCGATG GTCATATAAAAACCATTTCCTTGGAGGCCATCACGGCTCAGGCTTTCATATTCTACATAGCTGGACAGGAGACCACCGGATCGACAGCAGCATTTACCATCTACGAGTTGGCTCAGTATCCAGAACTACTGAAGCGCCTACAGGATGAAGTGGACGAGACGCTGGCCAAAAACGACGGAAAGATCACCTATGATTCGCTGCATAAGATGGAGTTCTTGGATCTGTGTGTGCAGGAAACCATTCGCAAATATCCGGGCCTGCCCATTCTGAACCGCGAGTGCACCCAAGACTACACTGTGCCCGATACCAACCACGTCATTCCGAAGGGTACTCCAGTTGTGATCTCCCTGTACGGCATTCACCATGATGCGGAGTACTTCCCGGATCCCGAGACCTATGATCCCGACCGCTTCTCGGAGGAGAGTCGCAACTACAATCCCACTGCATTCATGCCGTTTGGCGAGGGTCCCAGGATTTGCATTGCCCAGAGAATGGGTCGTATTAACTCCAAACTGGCCATCATCAAGATCCTGCAGAACTTCAATGTCGAGGTGATGAGCAAGAGCGAAATAGAGTTCGAGAACAGTGGCATTGCCCTGATTCCCAAGCATGGAGTGCGGGTGCGTTTGTCCAAAAGAGTGCCCAAGTTACAATAA
- the LOC6537789 gene encoding chorion peroxidase, producing the protein MTDETTPLTDAIPSSSGYVILPPYQGPERVFPGGVSPRSRRNKMRQFQCCMGITFLAIVFTALCLALVFSDSLGRADGGPSFFFVVNGSDSELPPDRPLPDEPAAEWALQQAALGHQDGAQAVSAGIKALGDREILEEGLQPNEVNTPSFRHYRSLSTNPEARKLARRGYVENQATMDIAKRFNYTKQPGRSNIGWGPKIVLPDPTVLRLDCDFNARYRRSTGVCNNKQHPRTYGASMVPYRRMVSPDYADGIAAPRASHHGRLPPARQVSLKIHRSSYETDSNFTVMLAVFGQFMDHDITATSLTTSQEGESIDCCVAATREQHPECYPVDILPDDPYYKQYNISCMNFVRSAPAPTGRFGPRMQLNQATAFIDASVVYGNLEQRQNQLRSFINGSLRMFVTDDGRQLLPISSNPTDGCNRVQMTRLGKYCFESGDDRANENLLLTSMHLLWARHHNYLARQLQEQNPHWEDERLYQEARKILGAQMAHITYNEFLPVLLGKNLSEAKGLLPAKHNLNAPDTYDPEVDPTIANCFAAAAFRFAHTLLPGLFNISRDNSSAEAMELHKMLFNPFSLWAEHGIDHALMTAANTPVMQVDRFFSLEVTQKLFEGTAEDRVPLCGLDLVSLNIQRGRDHGIPTYPVFRRHCRLPPVDTWAEMSLAIDNATLDSIRQIYESPQDVDVYTGALSEPPLDGAIFGPLLSCMVSDQFLRLKLGDSHWYERKMGPQKFTKAQLAEIYKTSLAAIICRNSDGITRVRAHVMQRLRDGGNPHVDCQDLEGSHFNFEPWCEKQQPQELHSTGISRGSSSVRVMSQANHQFRNVTLHIDKGM; encoded by the exons ATGACGGACGAAACAACGCCGCTTACCGATGCCATTCCCAGTAGCTCAGGATATGTTATCCTGCCGCCGTATCAGGGACCGGAGCGTGTCTTTCCGGGTGGCGTTTCTCCGCGCTCGCGACGCAACAAGATGCGGCAGTTCCAGTGCTGCATGGGCATCACCTTTCT AGCGATTGTATTCACCGCCCTGTGCCTGGCCCTGGTGTTCAGCGATTCCCTGGGCAGAGCGGATGGGGGTCCCAGTTTCTTTTTCGTCGTCAATGGATCGGATAGCGAATTGCCCCCAGACAGGCCACTGCCAGACGAACCGGCGGCAGAATGGGCGCTGCAGCAGGCGGCATTGGGCCATCAGGATGGTGCCCAGGCGGTCAGTGCTGGGATTAAGGCACTGGGAGATAGGGAAATACTGGAGGAGGGTCTGCAGCCCAACGAGGTGAATACGCCGTCCTTCCGCCACTATCGTTCCCTGAGCACGAATCCAGAGGCCAGGAAACTGGCGCGGCGCGGCTATGTGGAGAACCAGGCCACCATGGATATAGCCAAGAGGTTTAACTACACCAAACAGCCGGGGCGCAGCAACATCGGTTGGGGACCCAAGATAGTCCTACCCGACCCTACGGTGCTCCGTTTGGATTGCGATTTCAATGCACGCTATAGAAGATCCACCGGTGTGTgtaacaataaacaacatcCCAGGACTTACGGAGCCTCCATGGTTCCATACCGTCGCATGGTGTCTCCGGACTATGCGGATGGTATTGCTGCTCCTCGCGCTAGTCATCATGGACGGTTACCGCCTGCACGTCAGGTCTCTCTGAAAATCCATCGTTCCAGCTACGAGACGGACTCGAATTTCACGGTGATGCTGGCCGTTTTTGGTCAGTTCATGGACCACGACATCACAGCCACATCGCTTACCACCTCGCAGGAGGGTGAGTCCATTGATTGCTGTGTGGCTGCCACTCGTGAGCAGCATCCGGAATGCTATCCGGTTGATATACTGCCAGATGATCCCTACTACAAGCAGTACAACATCAGTTGCATGAATTTCGTGAGATCGGCTCCAGCGCCCACGGGTAGATTTGGTCCACGGATGCAGCTGAACCAGGCCACGGCCTTTATAGACGCCTCCGTCGTTTATGGCAACCTGGAGCAGCGGCAGAATCAGCTGCGAAGCTTTATCAATGGATCGTTGCGCATGTTTGTCACTGATGATGGTCGTCAACTGTTGCCCATCTCCTCCAATCCGACAGATGGCTGCAATCGTGTCCAGATGACGCGACTGGGTAAATACTGCTTCGAGTCTGGCGATGATCGGGCCAATGAGAACCTGCTTCTCACATCCATGCATCTGCTGTGGGCTAGACATCACAACTATTTGGCTCggcagctgcaggagcagaATCCACACTGGGAAGACGAGCGCCTCTACCAGGAGGCGCGCAAGATTCTAGGTGCCCAGATGGCGCACATCACATACAATGAGTTTTTGCCAGTGCTGCTCGGAAAGAATCTCAGCGAGGCCAAGGGCTTGCTGCCAGCCAAACACAATCTAAATGCTCCGGATACCTACGATCCGGAGGTGGATCCAACTATTGCCAATTGCTTTGCAGCAGCCGCATTCCGGTTTGCACACACCCTTCTGCCGGGATTGTTCAATATCTCGAGGGATAACAGTAGTGCCGAGGCCATGGAACTGCACAAGATGCTCTTCAATCCATTCTCCCTGTGGGCGGAGCATGGCATTGACCACGCCCTCATGACGGCGGCCAATACGCCAGTGATGCAAGTGGATCGCTTCTTTTCACTGGAGGTTACCCAGAAGCTATTCGAAGGCACCGCCGAGGATAGGGTGCCTCTGTGTGGACTCGATTTGGTCTCCTTAAACATTCAGAGGGGCCGGGATCATGGCATACCCACGTATCCAGTCTTCCGCCGACATTGTCGTCTGCCACCGGTGGATACGTGGGCGGAGATGTCTCTGGCCATTGACAACGCTACTCTGGACTCCATCCGGCAGATTTACGA ATCTCCGCAAGATGTGGACGTCTATACGGGCGCACTCAGTGAGCCGCCACTGGATGGAGCTATCTTTGGACCGCTGCTCAGCTGCATGGTGTCCGACCAGTTCCTACGCCTCAAACTGGGCGACTCCCACTGGTACGAAAGGAAAATGGGTCCACAGAAGTTCACCAAAG CTCAATTGGCGGAGATCTACAAAACCAGTCTGGCCGCCATCATTTGTCGCAACTCCGATGGAATAACCCGCGTGAGAGCGCATGTCATGCAGAGACTGCGCGATGGAGGTAATCCTCATGTGGATTGCCAGGACCTGGAGGGAtctcatttcaatttcgagCCCTGGTGCGAGAAACAGCAACCCCAGGAACTTCACAGTACTGGCATCAGTAGGGGATCCTCTTCGGTGCGCGTAATGTCCCAGGCAAATCATCAATTCCGCAATGTAACTCTACATATTGATAAAGGGATGTAG